From the Neobacillus sp. PS3-34 genome, the window AGCTCAATCCCTATTTGCGGCAATCCGAAATATACAAGAAACAATTGAACCAGCATAGGCGTCCCACGGATAATCCAAATATAGAATTGAGCAATATAGGACAAGATCTTTATTTTGGAAATCCTCATTAATGCAATGACAAGACCAAAAACAAGGCCTAGTATTATGGATACTAGCGACAGTTGAATCGTTACAACTGCCGCCTTGACCAAGAATGGTATATACTCGCTTACTAAACTAAAATTAAGCATCATATCTCTCCTTAGCGAATATCCTCACCGAACCATTTCTTACTAATTTCTGCGTATGTTCCATCATCCATCATTGATTTAAGCTGTTTGTTGATTTCAGCTTTTAATGCTTCTTCATGCTTGTTTAATGTAATTCCAGCAGCATCCTGGAACATCATGCCTCCAACAGACTTAAACCCGTATCCTTTTTCTTTAATCATTCTTGAACCAACTGCTTTATCTGTAATAACTCCCTCGACTCGTTTATTGGCCAAATCCTGGAAGGTCAAAAGATCACTTTTATAATTCACAACATTTGCCCCAAGCTCAGTGGCCTTCTTTTCAAATGTCGTACCAATGGCAACGCCGATTTTTTTACCTTTAATATCTTTTTCAGGATCTTTAATATCTGAGTTATCCCCATTTACAAATAATTGTGCACCTGTATGATAATACGGATCCGTAAAGTCTACTTTTTGTTTCCGTTCTTCCGTGATTGCCATACTTGAGAGAATAATGTCGTATTTTTTTGTCAGTAATCCCCCGATAATGGTATCCCAAGGAGTCGGTACATAATTAGGCTTAACGCCCATTCTTTTTGTAATTTCATTGGCAATATCCACATCGAAACCTATTAATTTATTATTACCATCAAAATAGTTAAACGGAGGATAAGCACCCTCGATTCCAATATCAATAACACCTTTTTTCTTAATATCTGCAAGGATTCCAGAATCCTTTTTAGCACCCTCTCCTCCATTACTTGTGGTTTTAGAACTGCTTCCACACGCAGCTAGCATCATAATTAAACATAAGGCCATGAAAATGAAAATAGGTTTCTTCACATTGGTTCCTCCTAAAGTGTTGTGGATTACTGACTTTAACCTTTCAAAACGATTTTTCCTATTGCTGCAGAATTATTTCCTTTTCTCTAGAAATTCCGAACGAATTTTATCCTGTAACACCTTGTCTTTTATCACTTTTAATCCTGTTAACGCCATGGCTTTCGCGGCTAACAGCATCGTCTCGTATGCTTGGCTTGTATTGCACATTTCGGCAAATTCAACCGTATGCCCAGGAACAAATTGGTCGGTCAATGATAATACGGGATGAATGGCAGGGACGACGTTGCTTACATTCCCCATGTCAATGGAGCCCATCCCTTCTTCATATTGAGAAGGATCAATAAAATGTAATTCATCTAAACATTCTTGAAAAACATCTCCTAACACTCGATTGCTTTTCATTGCTTCATAGGAATGGCCAATTTTCTTAACTTCAAGTTCAGTTCCAGTACTTAACGCTGCAGCCTGCGCACAGTTTTTAACCTTTTCTACAAGTTCTTCAAGATAGGCATTATCCTGAGAGCGGATACAAAATTCAGCAACTGCACGTTCAGGAATAATATTGGTAGCTAATCCACCTTCTTTAATGATTCCGTGTATTCGCACATCAGGTTTCACATGTTGACGCAAGGCATTAATCGCATTAAAGGTTTGGATGACCCCATCAAGTGCATTTCTGCCCTCCCATGGCTCTGAAGCAGCATGCGCTGTTTTACCATGAAAGATAAATTCAAAGGAATGAAAGGCGAGAGAATGAACATGAATTTCTGTACTGAATCCGGGATGAAACATCATCGCAAGGTCTACATCATCGAAGACACCCGCATTTAACAAGTCAATTTTGCCGCCAGTACCCTCTTCATCCGGTGTACCGATGACAGATACCCGATAAGGAATCCCCTCTTCTTTTAAACTGTCAGCTAACATCACACCTGCAGCAACACTCGCCATGCCAATTAAATTGTGTCCACAAGCATGCCCGATCTCTGGGAGTGCATCATATTCAGCACAGAATGCGACGTGATAGCCTTCTTCCCCCATTTCGTAACTTGCTAGATAGGAAGTTTCTAGGCCCCCAACCCCTTTGGTGACTGCAAAACCCTTTGACTCTAAATAATCACACATGATAGACGACGCAAATCTTTCTTGCAGCCCTAGTTCCGGATGTGCGAATATTTGCTTGCTCAAATGGATCACTTCGTTTCGTTCTCTATCTAAAACCTGATTAAGTCTATCCAAAATTTCTCCCCCTTGCTCGGTTGATTAAACAAGATGACAAGCAACATGATGACCCGGCTTCACTTCTTTTAATACAGGTTCCTCTGCTTTACATTGATCGATCGCAAATGGACAGCGCGGATGAAATCGACAACCCGTTGGGATTCTACTCGGGTTTGGCGTTTCCCCTTTTAGGATCATTCTTTCACGATTTTTTAATTTTCTAGGGACAGGCATCACGCTAACCAGCGCTTTTGAATAAGGATGAAGACATGAACCAGCAATGAGTTCAGCGTCACCAACCTCGACTATTTTTCCTAAATACATGATGGCAATTCGATCTGAAATGAGCCATGCTAATGATAAATCATGGGTTATAAAAAGATACGAAATTCCTTTTTTATCACGTTGTTCAACCATCAGCTTTAAAATATCGGCTCTGATGGAAACATCCAGCATGGAAACAGGCTCATCAGCTACTATGAATGAAGGATTTAAAATTAATGCACTTGCAATGACAATTCTTTGTCTTTGTCCACCACTTAATTCATGAGGATATTTATACAGGAATCTTTCTGCTGGCTTTATGCCGGCGTTCTCTAATGCTTGTATGACCCGTTCTTTTTTTTCATCCTCTGATGAGATGAGTTTATTAACCACTAAAGGTTCAGCGACAATATCCATAATGATATTTCTTGGGTTAAGGGATTGGTACGGGTCTTGAAAAATCATTTGAGCTTTTTGACGGAACGATTTCAATGCTTTTTTGTTTTTTTGAGAGATAGACTCTCCTTCAAAAAGGATTTCTCCATCGCTTTGGTGCGTAAGACTTAATAATGCTTTACCAGTTGTTGTCTTCCCGCTCCCACTCTCTCCAACAAGTGAAACAATTTCACCTTTTTTTATGACCAAATCAATCCCATCTACCGCTTTCACTAGATTCTTTTCTTTTGAAAAAAAATCTTTTAAAAAACCTTGGTGTCCATCAAAATGAACCTTTAAACTCTTCACTTCAACAACATTGCTCACATGATCCCTCCTCTTACATGACAGGCAACAAAGTGATTAGGAGAGACTTCTTGAAGCTCAGGTTCTTTTGACCTGCACTCATCTGTTGCATATTCACAGCGAGGATGAAATAGGCAGCCACTCGGTGGATTTAATAGATTTGGTGGAGAACCTGGAATCGAAGAAATCATTTCCCTGCTGCCATATATATCTGGAAAGGAGTGAACTAGCTTTTCTGTATACGGATGAAGGTGTTGATCTAAAATATCTTCAACACTACCTAATTCAACAATTTTTCCTGCATACATGATGGCTGCTTTATCACACGTTTCTCCCATCACAGATAAATCATGCGTAATAAGAATCATTGACATATTTAATTCTTTCCTAAGCTTTTCGAGCAGATTAAGAATTTGGCGTGAACCATTACGTCAAGAGCCGTAGTTGGTTCATCCCCGATAATAAGCTTCGGGTCACAAGCTAATGCCATTGCAATCATGGCACGCTGCTTCATTCCACCACTAAATTCATGTGGAAATTGATCCATTCGTTCACTATTAATTTCAACTAATTCAAAAAGTTCCTTTACCTTCTTTTTTGCTTCAGTACGGTTACTGCCTTTATGTAACATGATGGCCTCAATAATTTGATCGCCGACCTTCATAACAGGATTCAACGAGTTCATCGCACCTTGAAAGACGATCGAAATATCGTTCCACCGTGTTCTTCTCATTTTTTCATGTGATAATTTGACCAGGTCATTTCCATTAAAAAATACGTTCCCGCCTGCTAATTTGCCTTCATTAGGAAGAAGCTTCGTGATCGATAAGGCAGTCGTTGTTTTACCACAGCCTGACTCTCCTACAAGAGCAATGGCTTCGCCTTCTTCGAGTGTAAAACTTACACCATCTACAGCTTTAACAATGCCTTCCTTCGTATGAAAATATGTTTTTAAATCCCTTACTTCTAATAGACTCATATTATTTCCTCCGCAGCTTTGGGTTGAAAAGTTCATCAAATGCATATCCCAGGAAGGTAAAACCAAGAACAACCCCTACTACACATAGTCCAGGTGGAAGTAAAAACCAATAAGCCCCCACACTAGCAGCGCCTGAAGTAAAGGCGTAATGTAACATCATTCCCCAGCTCGGATGCGATGCATCTCCCATTCCTAAAAAACTAAGACTAGTCTCTGATAAAATGGCCACTGCTGAAACGAGAATTGTGTTTGCAAATATTAACGGAAAAACGTTAGGAAGAATGTGTTTATACATGATATAGAAGTCATTTGCCCCAATGGCCTTTGCACGTTCAATAAATTGTCTTTCCTTTACGGATAAGGTTTGCGCGGACAATTCTGGCTGTACTTGACCAACTCGTTAGTCCAATAACTAAGATAATGTTCCAAATACTTGACCCTAAAAGCGCAGCCAGAACAAGCATTAAAGGTAACCAAGGTAGTACTAGGAAAATTTCTGTAAATCTCATCAAGATCGTATCAACTTTTCCGCCGATATAACCTGAGCCAATACCTATCAAGGTTCCGACAACCATGGTAATAAATGTAGCAAGAATTCCAACTCCTAATGACACTCTTGAACCTGAGATCAGTGCAGCCAATACGTCCCTGCCTAAATCATCCGTTCCAAGCCAGTGCTGGCTGCTTGGTGGCTGCATGACTTCATTACCAGACCCAATTTGTAATGGATTATATGGAAAAATGATTGGTCCAATCAGCGCAATTAAGCCAAAAAACACGAATATACCGATCCCAAGCAT encodes:
- a CDS encoding amino acid ABC transporter permease, producing the protein MMLNFSLVSEYIPFLVKAAVVTIQLSLVSIILGLVFGLVIALMRISKIKILSYIAQFYIWIIRGTPMLVQLFLVYFGLPQIGIELSPFVSSVIALGLNAAAYIAEIYRGGIMSVPMGQMEAAESLGMRYPAIMKKIILPHALGSVFLPSETKLSQC
- a CDS encoding transporter substrate-binding domain-containing protein, with translation MKKPIFIFMALCLIMMLAACGSSSKTTSNGGEGAKKDSGILADIKKKGVIDIGIEGAYPPFNYFDGNNKLIGFDVDIANEITKRMGVKPNYVPTPWDTIIGGLLTKKYDIILSSMAITEERKQKVDFTDPYYHTGAQLFVNGDNSDIKDPEKDIKGKKIGVAIGTTFEKKATELGANVVNYKSDLLTFQDLANKRVEGVITDKAVGSRMIKEKGYGFKSVGGMMFQDAAGITLNKHEEALKAEINKQLKSMMDDGTYAEISKKWFGEDIR
- a CDS encoding M20 family metallopeptidase, which gives rise to MDRLNQVLDRERNEVIHLSKQIFAHPELGLQERFASSIMCDYLESKGFAVTKGVGGLETSYLASYEMGEEGYHVAFCAEYDALPEIGHACGHNLIGMASVAAGVMLADSLKEEGIPYRVSVIGTPDEEGTGGKIDLLNAGVFDDVDLAMMFHPGFSTEIHVHSLAFHSFEFIFHGKTAHAASEPWEGRNALDGVIQTFNAINALRQHVKPDVRIHGIIKEGGLATNIIPERAVAEFCIRSQDNAYLEELVEKVKNCAQAAALSTGTELEVKKIGHSYEAMKSNRVLGDVFQECLDELHFIDPSQYEEGMGSIDMGNVSNVVPAIHPVLSLTDQFVPGHTVEFAEMCNTSQAYETMLLAAKAMALTGLKVIKDKVLQDKIRSEFLEKRK
- a CDS encoding ABC transporter ATP-binding protein, with translation MSNVVEVKSLKVHFDGHQGFLKDFFSKEKNLVKAVDGIDLVIKKGEIVSLVGESGSGKTTTGKALLSLTHQSDGEILFEGESISQKNKKALKSFRQKAQMIFQDPYQSLNPRNIIMDIVAEPLVVNKLISSEDEKKERVIQALENAGIKPAERFLYKYPHELSGGQRQRIVIASALILNPSFIVADEPVSMLDVSIRADILKLMVEQRDKKGISYLFITHDLSLAWLISDRIAIMYLGKIVEVGDAELIAGSCLHPYSKALVSVMPVPRKLKNRERMILKGETPNPSRIPTGCRFHPRCPFAIDQCKAEEPVLKEVKPGHHVACHLV
- a CDS encoding oligopeptide/dipeptide ABC transporter ATP-binding protein — protein: MSMILITHDLSVMGETCDKAAIMYAGKIVELGSVEDILDQHLHPYTEKLVHSFPDIYGSREMISSIPGSPPNLLNPPSGCLFHPRCEYATDECRSKEPELQEVSPNHFVACHVRGGIM
- a CDS encoding ABC transporter ATP-binding protein, which codes for MSLLEVRDLKTYFHTKEGIVKAVDGVSFTLEEGEAIALVGESGCGKTTTALSITKLLPNEGKLAGGNVFFNGNDLVKLSHEKMRRTRWNDISIVFQGAMNSLNPVMKVGDQIIEAIMLHKGSNRTEAKKKVKELFELVEINSERMDQFPHEFSGGMKQRAMIAMALACDPKLIIGDEPTTALDVMVHAKFLICSKSLGKN